In one window of Ruminococcus hominis DNA:
- the metF gene encoding methylenetetrahydrofolate reductase [NAD(P)H], with amino-acid sequence MKIIDKLNEDRIHISFEVFPPKTDAGFEKVKDATDKIAQLNPSYISVTYGAGGGTSKNTAKIASHIKHELGVESLAHLTCASSTKEEVRQVIENLKQLEIENILALRGDIVPGMTFPSEDRFHYAYELVEEIKKHGDFCIGAACYPEGHVENEHKEDDIKYLKQKVDSGVDFLTTQMFFDNDIHYNFLYRIREAGITVPVLPGIMPITTAAQMKRSQELSGTVFPRRFLALLDRFGDYPDAMKQAGIAYATDQIIDLLANGVKNIHVYSMNKPEVAAKIMENLSEVIKC; translated from the coding sequence ATGAAGATAATTGATAAATTGAACGAAGATAGAATTCATATTTCGTTCGAGGTGTTTCCACCAAAAACAGATGCAGGATTTGAAAAAGTGAAAGATGCAACAGATAAAATTGCCCAGTTAAACCCGTCATATATTAGCGTTACATATGGTGCCGGCGGAGGAACAAGTAAGAATACAGCAAAGATTGCATCACACATAAAACATGAGCTTGGAGTAGAAAGCCTGGCACATCTTACGTGTGCGTCATCTACAAAAGAAGAAGTGCGACAAGTAATTGAAAATCTGAAACAGTTGGAAATTGAAAATATTCTTGCCCTTCGAGGAGATATCGTACCGGGAATGACCTTTCCAAGTGAAGACCGTTTTCATTATGCATATGAATTGGTTGAAGAGATAAAGAAACATGGAGATTTCTGTATAGGTGCCGCATGTTACCCGGAGGGACATGTGGAAAATGAACACAAAGAAGATGATATCAAATATTTAAAACAAAAAGTAGATAGTGGAGTTGATTTCCTGACAACACAGATGTTTTTTGATAATGATATTCATTATAACTTTTTGTATCGGATTCGTGAAGCGGGTATTACCGTCCCAGTTCTTCCGGGAATCATGCCGATTACTACAGCGGCTCAGATGAAACGTAGTCAGGAATTGTCAGGAACCGTATTTCCAAGAAGATTTCTGGCATTGCTGGATCGGTTTGGCGATTATCCGGATGCAATGAAACAAGCAGGAATCGCATATGCTACAGATCAGATTATCGATTTGCTTGCTAATGGAGTGAAAAATATCCATGTCTATTCTATGAATAAACCGGAAGTGGCGGCTAAAATCATGGAGAATCTTTCAGAAGTAATAAAATGTTAG